In Candidatus Scalindua japonica, the genomic stretch GACAGATATAATTTCTGAATGCGGGCGTAATTCAGTGGTAGAATACCAGCTTCCCAAGCTGGGTGTCGTGGGTTCGAATCCCATCGCCCGCTCTTTATGCAAACAATGATTCTATTTAAAGGGAAATGATAACTTGAGAAATTCTTCTGCAACAAAAACAATCAGCGGTTTTATGATTCTGTTTCTAATCATAATTTTTCTAACAGGATGTGCTGCAAATAACAGAACAGACATGTACCCCCCTGCAAAATTAAAAAATGAATTAAATTCATTAAGATCAAATGCAATTACTAATAAAGCATCAAGATATACAATTAAAAAAGGCGATACTATATGGCGGGTAGCCCATAATCATGGAATTTTACCTGATACTATTATCAAAGTTAATAATATCAAAAATGTTGAAAATATAAAACCCGGACAACAAATAATTATACCTGCGGGTGTTGCTACCGGGAAAATCGCTTCTGCACGGAAAGCGCCAACCTATACCAGGAAATTAAATGAAACATTCCAATGGCCTTTACGGGGTAAAGTATTGTATGGTTTTGATAAATGGATAGATGGCTATAAAAACAAAGGCATCGATATACAGGCGGTTAACGGGCAGGCAGTTAAGGCATCAAAAAGCGGTGTGGTCGCATTGACATCGGAGACACCTGATGGATGGGGCAAGGTTGTTGTACTTCAACATGATGACGGCTCATACACATGGTATGCTTATAACTCCAAAGTCCTTGTGAAGAAAGGAAACCGCGTTCACCAGGGGCAGAGAATTGCAGAGGCCGGTAGTACAGGAAAAGCGCAACAAGACAAACTCCATTTCAAAATATTTTTGCGTGGAGT encodes the following:
- a CDS encoding peptidoglycan DD-metalloendopeptidase family protein, whose translation is MRNSSATKTISGFMILFLIIIFLTGCAANNRTDMYPPAKLKNELNSLRSNAITNKASRYTIKKGDTIWRVAHNHGILPDTIIKVNNIKNVENIKPGQQIIIPAGVATGKIASARKAPTYTRKLNETFQWPLRGKVLYGFDKWIDGYKNKGIDIQAVNGQAVKASKSGVVALTSETPDGWGKVVVLQHDDGSYTWYAYNSKVLVKKGNRVHQGQRIAEAGSTGKAQQDKLHFKIFLRGVPVNPMSHLR